The stretch of DNA GCTGATCGCCGCAGTCGCAGCGCAAACTGCCCAAGATGTCGCCCGTAGCACACGACGAATGCACACGCACCAGCACCGCTTCGTCTGCCGCCCACTGACCTTTGGTCAGGGCAAAATGTTCCAATCCGTTGCTCACCTGCCGGAAAGGGGTGAGCTGAAAATGGCCGTATTTGGTGGGCATGTCTACCGTTTGCCCCACTTCGATGAGCGATTCCGTTTTCAGTCGGTAGGCAATCATGTCTTTAATGCTGATGAGCTTCAGGTCGTACTTCTGCGCCATTTCTTTAAGTTCGGGCAGTCGGGCCATCGTTCCGTCCTCATTCATAATCTCCATCAGGGCTCCTACGGGATATAAACCAGCCATTCGGCATAGGTCGATGGCCGCTTCGGTGTGTCCGCTCCTGCGCAATACGCCGTTGTCTTGGGCATACAGCGGGTTGATATGTCCGGGTCGGCCGAAGGTTTCAGGCTTCGACGTCGGGTCGGCCAGTGCTTTGATGGTCTCGGCACGGTCGTGTGCGGAGACGCCTGTTGAGCATCCTTCCAGCTTATCCACTGTAACGGTGAAGGGAGTGCCCAGCACCGAGGTGTTGTCAGCCACCTGATGGGGCAGGTTGAGCTCT from Prevotella sp. oral taxon 475 encodes:
- a CDS encoding bifunctional 3,4-dihydroxy-2-butanone-4-phosphate synthase/GTP cyclohydrolase II encodes the protein MAELTLNSVEEAIADFRDGKFVIVVDDEDRENEGDLIIAAEKITAEKVNFMLKHARGVLCAPVTLSRCKELNLPHQVADNTSVLGTPFTVTVDKLEGCSTGVSAHDRAETIKALADPTSKPETFGRPGHINPLYAQDNGVLRRSGHTEAAIDLCRMAGLYPVGALMEIMNEDGTMARLPELKEMAQKYDLKLISIKDMIAYRLKTESLIEVGQTVDMPTKYGHFQLTPFRQVSNGLEHFALTKGQWAADEAVLVRVHSSCATGDILGSLRCDCGDQLHLSLEMIEQEGKGVLIYMQQEGRGIGLMNKIAAYKLQEQGYDTVDANVHLGFKPDERDYGCGAQMLRHLKVHKMRLLTNNPVKRVGLEAYGLEIAENIPLEVHPNEYDYKYLKTKQERMGHHLHL